A single window of Grus americana isolate bGruAme1 chromosome 6, bGruAme1.mat, whole genome shotgun sequence DNA harbors:
- the TWIST2 gene encoding twist-related protein 2 produces MEESSSSPVSPVDSLGTSEEELERQPKRFGRKRRYSKKSSEDGSPNPGKRGKKSSPSSQSYEELQSQRILANVRERQRTQSLNEAFAALRKIIPTLPSDKLSKIQTLKLAARYIDFLYQVLQSDEMDSKMTSCSYVAHERLSYAFSVWRMEGAWSMSASH; encoded by the coding sequence ATGGAAGAAAGCTCCAGTTCTCCTGTTTCCCCTGTGGATAGCTTGGGGACCAGTGAAGAGGAGCTGGAAAGGCAGCCAAAGAGATTTGGCAGGAAGAGAAGATACAGTAAGAAGTCCAGCGAAGATGGCAGCCCCAACccagggaagagggggaaaaagtccAGTCCCAGCTCCCAATCTTATGAAGAACTACAGAGCCAGAGGATCCTGGCCAACgtcagggagaggcagaggacTCAATCGCTCAACGAAGCTTTTGCTGCCTTGAGGAAAATCATCCCCACTTTGCCCTCTGACAAACTCAGTAAAATCCAGACCCTCAAGCTGGCAGCGCGGTATATAGACTTCCTCTACCAGGTGCTACAGAGCGACGAGATGGACAGTAAGATGACGAGCTGCAGTTACGTGGCTCACGAGAGGCTGAGTTATGCCTTCTCCGTATGGAGGATGGAGGGAGCGTGGTCCATGTCTGCGTCCCACTAG